The DNA segment CGCGAGATGGGAGGAGAGCCGACGCAGGCGTCGCAGCCGGACGACATCGCCGAGATGGACATCACCGAGCCGACGGTGACGTGGCTGGAGGTGTCTCACCCCCAGCAGCCAATTCCCATCGGCGAGAAAGACCGCGTGCTCGACAGCCACTTCAACGAGCAGTACGACGTCTGGGAGGTCCTGCTGGTGGCGCTCCCGGACGAGGAAGAGGAAGAAGACGACGAGTAATCAGATCATATCCTTCTGTTCGAGTCCCGCGATGAGGTCGTCAACGAGGCTGTCGACGTTCTCGTAGGGGAAGTCCTGGGTGTCCGAGAGCTTCGTCGACAGCTCCATCGCGGTGAAGCTAACGTCGCCCGCCTCGAAGCGCGTGCCCGGGCCGTTCGGGAGCGCGGGGACGAGGTCCATCGGGTTGCTGACCGGGTAGTCTGCGCCTTCGAACGCCTCGGTGAACTGCTCGCGGAGTTCGGCCTTGGTTTCTTCGTCTGCCATGAACGGGACGTGTATCGAAGCGTGCAAAAACGTTCCGGAACCACTGAAAACTCGTTGTGCGTTGATTCGCCGGCGAGCGGAGTGGCGAAGTTTATGTCGGCGGCATCGATACCACGGCCATGGACTACGACTTCGAGTTGCTCCGGGAACTGACCGAAACCAGCGG comes from the Halorussus vallis genome and includes:
- a CDS encoding MTH865 family protein, which encodes MADEETKAELREQFTEAFEGADYPVSNPMDLVPALPNGPGTRFEAGDVSFTAMELSTKLSDTQDFPYENVDSLVDDLIAGLEQKDMI